The sequence ATGATCTGATTTACTCAACTGTATTTTCAAGGCTTTATGCCAAATTACCTCTTTCTTTGACTACACATTAGGCCCTCAGACAGGTTTCAGCAACAATATTGTTCAAACTACTGACTTCCCACTCATGCTCCCCTTCTTCAGCTTCCAGTTCCGCTATGGCTACATCTGGTCTGAAGTTGTTGGCTTCAACAGGGGAGATCTCCAGGAGATGGAGCTGTTTGACGGCGAGGCCATTGTTCAGGTCTCTGGGAAGTTTGGCCACTACGTCCAGTCAGTGGTGTTCACCACCTCCAGAGGCCGCACGCTGCGAGCCGGTCAGCCCTCAGGGagatattttaacttttatccaGAGCACAGCATGGCTGAGCTGTGCATCATCAGCGGGAGCTACCACGGAGCCATCACCGCCATAGGGGCGCACTGGGCCGTCATTCCTGATCCgtacagaaacagaaacagcaaCAGCACTGCTCTGATGTGAGAAGTCTatacaaaaatgtaatataCTGATGACTTATAGGTTTACCGTCCAGTTTGATCATGAATAATTTTgctaaaaatattgtttttcttaaatgatCATTCTTTGTTTAAAGCTCCTTTGTATTTATAAGTCACAAAAGATAACTGTCTATCTAGGACTCTTTCTAATTGATAAAATTTTAAGCTACTCATCTGAAATCCAAGTGAATGAAGggcattattttcttttattgtgttaaaatagccattttcatctttaatcctgtcttttttattttaatgtttatagaAGCATGtggtttaaaggcaatgctttTACAAACTGTATGCACTCTtttgatttaaattaaattgcatGTACATAATGACAAGATCATCTGAATGTACTCGTTAGAAATATGGCAGGGTAAAGACCTTTAATAAAAGTGCGTTTTTTTACTCATCCAGGTTTCACTGTGATTTATGGTGATTATTTTACacaactttaatttttactgaATGCAGTTAGAGCACATTCAGGCTATGTGCACAATATCAGGAGACACTTAAAGCTACTGTTGTGTTTTAGGAAATACAGTGCCCAAAATGTTtagatgttttaaccttttattgattttataaatcaatcatggtcaatgtaatttagatgttttgacattttcaacacaaaatatgtaatgttgaataagtgactgcttaaacatttcatcccttttaagtcagtatttagtctGTGCGGATAGATCTCAGTAGGCTTGCACATCTCAACACTACAATTTgactccattcctctttgcaaaactgctcaagatctgtcaggttgcactggAAATGTcatgaacagtccttttcaagtccagtcacaaattctctataggattgaggtctgggctttgactgtGCAGAACATCTTGTTGTGtttaaaccacttctgtgtagctgtcactgtatgcttcagctcattgtcttgttggaaattaatctcccaagccatagttctcttgcaggttgaataagattgtcctgcAGGCTTTTTCTATATTTGCcgctttcattttaccctctacctttacgagccttcctgcaccggctgctgagaagcatccccacagcatgatgctgccactgtgCTTCACGGTGGGGATAGTGTGTTTCTGGTGATGTGCAGTCGTTGGTGTCTGCTGAACACAGCATCTCGTCTCATAACTGAAAAGCTCAATTTTTGTCTCTCAGACAAacgaactttcttccacttgaccacagagtctcctacatgccttctGACTGACTTTCggtttgccactctcccataaagctttgactggtaaagaacctGGGAAACAGTTGTTATATacagagtctcttccatctctcttgtaactccttcagagtagccaTAGGTGGCTTGATTGTtctctcaccagtctccttctCACAcagtcattcagtttgtgaggacggcctgatctaggtagaCGTACACATCtgctatattccttccattttttgatagtcgatttaactgaactcagcGGGGTGTTTAGTGCCTcagaatgtttttgtatccatccccttacTTATACTTCTCAATacacttttctctgagttgcttggagcgttattctgtcttcatggtgtaatggtagtcaggaatacactgattaaccagagcCTGATTgaccagacacaggtgtctttatactacaatcactcggcacattcactacactcaggtgatcctcatctCACTAATTgcgagactactagcaccataTCCCTGGACCTCTGATAAATTAGGTTAGTCACTtcaaagagggtgaatatttatgcaaacatCATTTTACGTtgcatatttgtatttaatttgcaTTACGTTGTACATGAAATACAAGTTTGAAGCAATAATCAGTAGGAGTGATGACTGCTTTAACTACAGTATCACATCCAACAAAGACAAAGCTGGGGCCAGAAGGTGATTAGCTTAGCTTAACTTTGCTAAGCTTCATAAGCTTACATTAGCTTTGCTAGTCTTATCTTATGCAAACAACATGAAACAACAGAGAAACAGATCACTTCTTAGTAGAGTTCATATAACTAGCATGAGTGAGCTACAGCAGGAAAAACAGAACTGTTTCTTgtcaaaattattttacatgtttGGAAATAGGAATGTGAAATACCATATGAACTTTATAATGACATCTTCATGTCATCAAACAGGTAGTTAGGCTAACAGTAGGATGGGATACTCCTTGATAGGAAATACATTCCTAGAATTGGAATTGGAAAGATGTTCAATAGTCACATAGGAGTGAAAAGGTAGACCCGTGATGTTTTACAGGTAATGAATGTTAAGGtgttaaaaatacttaaaatgttATTAAAGCTTTCAACATTGACTTCAGTTTTATTAAATTATCAGGGAGCTTTGGCATACTGTAGAATGATTTTTTCTTCAATGCAATTTAGGAGTATTTTATGTAACTTAAGGAGAGTAGAATTTTCAAATAGAATTTGGGTGTTTTGGTGGATTTGTTTGGCTTCCATTAGGTGGATATCAGCTTGTTTCATATATTAAGATAAAGTCGTGTCATCAACATATAGGTAAActaaactgtcaaaaaagaGTTATTCAAAAATCTGTTCTGTTGACACATTTGCATTTCCTGTGCTATCTATGATTGACAAtttagccatccatccatccatccatccattttcttccgcttatccgggGTCAGGCTgaagtggcagcaggctaagcaagtcaacccagacatcttcctccccagcaacattttccaactcctcctgggggattccaaggtgttcccaggccagatgagatatataatcccttcaGTGAGGtctgggtctaccccagggtctccttCCGGTTGGACATGCCCAAAAGACTcccacagggaggcaaccagggGAGGcctcctgatcagatgcccaagcCACCTCAACAGGCTCCTTTGACGTGAAGGAGCAGCGAATTCTGAGGCCACCCAACCGATAAACCCTCCTGTCCCTGGCTgcaccttgagatcctgtccatgaaaattacAAACAGAATCGGGGATGaggggcagccctggcggaggCCAACACGCTCCAGGAGCGGACCAACTTTGTGCCCATAGGATGCAGGcacaactctcactttggtttTACAGAGACCTGATGGCATGCGGCAGCAGCCCCGGGACCGGATATTTCCTCAGTACCCCCCACATTGCCCCCTGTGGGACACAGGAGAAAGCCTTCTACAAAGCCAAGAACGGGTAGACTGAATGTGCAAACTCCCATGCCCCCTTAAGGAGCCCTGCAAGAGTAAAGAGCTGGTCAACCGTCCTACAGCCATGGTGGAATCCACATTAACTgacaatttaaacaaaaacaaaacagttaaaactcAATTTTATTCCCATTTGATTTATCCCCTGCAACTTTCTGTTTGCCCACATTTTATTGAATGAAAAAGATCTGATCACTATGATTAGACTTCTTTTTGAGACATTTCCTCATAACTGGTTTGATAGCAAGCATGTTACATAAATATCTCGTTTTCTATCTTCACCTGTTCGACAGCACCTGCCTGTCAAAATGTCAATTTATGGGAAATAAATCTGGGAGTTTTATTTGTACCAAAAGTCTAACCCTGATCAGTAAAAATATAACATACAAAcgtcagaaaaaaaattcatatgATCTGTAAAGATCAGCAGTTATGTCAGTTGCTTTAAAGCatacttttcttttatttgtactATCACCACACCATGACTATCAGTGAAATCATCGCATTTACTGCAAACACTACTTACTGGAACTCAAGCTGACCAGCTGGTTTTGTGCGTGTGAGGCAGACCTTCAGAAGTCCTCAGGTATGCATGGTGAGGGTATTTAAAGAGTGATGCTGCACGGGTTCAAACACAGACTCAGGCTGCTTCCAGGGAGACTGAAGCCTCAACATCAGCACGCTGACTCCTGATCAGTGAGTATTCATACTTTATTTCCTCAGTCCCTAGCATTTAGAGATAATAAGTTGGTGTTGTTATAAGCTCTCTTAAAGGGAGGAAGCTTTATAATCACATTTCTCTATGAAGACAATTATTGACAGAAAGATATATTTAATTTGATGATGCAAACTCATATTTGAACTGTGTACATGATAAGTGAAaaattgtttcactgatgtTAGTTATTTTGGATGAAACATACAACTCCATGACAAATGACATACAAACACAAAGtaattaaagacttttttatcATCTACAGGAGTCTCTTGGTCATcgttgaataaataaaacagccaGGTAACAATTCCTACTTCTGAAACTTTGATAATCCACATTAGATATCGCATAAATTAGTAAATAATTATGTTAATTCTTCCTCACTTAGCTCTGTCTTACAGAATGCTGTACGTTGTCCTCTTCGCTCTGCTCGGCTCTGCCTCTGTGCTGGCTGATGGTAAGACTCAGGGTTAAATGTGTCTGAAAGTTGAGGagtattttaatgtaaaacatgaacaaaaacaaaattgagTTGTAATTCGACGTTAGAATAGTAAATGAttgaaaaacttgaaaaaatgttGGAATTCGTAGAGTTAATTAAGTCccatatttacaagaaacctAACTCGATTTCtgggattaaaaagttgttaattttgatattaaaaactaaaaataattcaagttcttgcagtcatttatttatgaTATCATAGATTCTAAATGTTTTGAGAAAAttcactgaaaacagtggttggatagTCCCAGTTTACAGGAAATGTCTCTTCCAAGTCCCTGGCTTCCAGGCTTAAACCATAAATATGTCCTTAGTGATCGCTCCCTGTAAGAACTCTTTGATTAGTCTCTCAACTGCAGGACTTatgcaagaaaaaaagcttAATCTAGGATGAATTTCTTCCACACAATTGGTTatttttgacttcataatctcaGAAAACTCAAAGTTTTAGGTCACATAAATTCATTACGGCAGCCTGGAGGTAGAATACAAGATTTAAAAGACACAACAAAggttgaaacaaatttacatccACTAAACAGTTTTGCATTTCATAACACAAATTCACTTAATGAAACACCTTTACCTAGAACAAAACACTTTAATGAGGCAAAACAACTCGTGTTTTCATCTCTTAGCAGGCAAGCATCCGCTCTACTCCTTCTCCCCAACCGTGGGTTCAGGAAGTGGCACATCGTACAGTCTGTCAGGAGAGGGCAGAATCACTGGAGTCAGGGTGTGGGAGGCCTATAACAACTATATCTACGGGTAAATATTTAACaggttttgtcttgttttaacattaaaatcatGGCAAAATATCAACGATTTCAGTAACCAAAACTTGGCCTAAAATATTTGTTAATTATAAAAATCTTTACATGAACCTTCATTGTTGAACACCCTCTGAAGTGAGgagaaaaaggatttttttaacaatagaTTATTTGGGATAAACTTATTTGAAATTTGATGTATTCAACTCTGTCTTCAAGTATTTATGCCAAATTCCTCTTTGATTGCACAATGCACCCTCAGACAGGTTTCAACTACTGTATTGTAAGGTACTCACTTCCCACTCATGCTCCCCTTCTTCAGCTTCCAGTTCCGCTATGGCTACATCTGGTCTGAAGTCGTTGGCTTCAGTAATGGAGATCTCCAGGAGATGGAGCTGTTTGACGGCGAGGCCATCATTCAGATCTCTGGGAAGTTTAACCACTACATCCAGTCAGTGGTGTTCACCACCTCCAGAGGCCGCACGCTGCGAGCCGGTCAGCCCTCAGGGAGGTCCTTTAACTTTTATCCAGAGCACAGCATGGCTGAGCTGATCATCATCAGCGGGCGCTACCACGGAGCCATCACCGCCATCGGGGCGCACTGGGCCGTCATTGGTGAttcatataaaaacagaaacagcaaCAGCACTGCTCTGATGTGAGaagtttaagtgcaaaaattgattaTGTATAACTTTATGGCCCAGtttgatcataaaaacattgtttttcttaaatgatCATTCTTTGGTCAAAGCTCCTTTGTGTTTATGAGTCAGAAAAGATAACTGTCAGAATAGACTAGGgttctttttcatttataacATTCAAAACTACTAATATGAAAACCCAAATGAAGTAATGGAGGGCATTTTTTGTAGTATAAAAATCTAAGCTGTATTCAtcttcatttctgtcttttttattgAAACAGTTGTATTAACATggagtttaaaggcaatgctttTACCAATTACATGaacctttttgatttttatcatatttaaattaaattacatgTGCGAAATGACATGACCATGTGAATGTTCTTAGAAAAATGGCATGGCTAAGAGCTTTAATAAAGTGCATCTTTTACCCATCCAGTTATCACTGTGATTTTCACATGACTAGCATAGGTGtacattacatgttttacaGGGGGtgtacaaaaatcaaaatttaagataGTTATTACATGTGTAAGGTATATCAACAGACTTCACTACACTGTGAGTTAAATTAATTCCCAAGCCTTTTTTGACATCTGCTTGTGTTTGGTTtgtgaacaaatcaaacaaaaaaggcTAGAATCTTGTGATTATAACCTTCACTAGAAAGAGTGTCTAAATCAGTAAAACCTGTCTGAATCTGACTGGGTCTGATCCAGATGTCTGAataaagcactgatcatcaactggcagcccgagggccatatcaggccccttAAAGCTTCCTGTGCGGCCCCAAGAAgaccattaaattcagaaaaggagcaaaagaagatgttgtggttttaagagtgtcTTTTAGCTTTAAATCTCTGCAACTGTTAAATTGAACTGTTTGAGAGTTTgagaataatttaaaatttgatctgtttttacaaaaaaaaataataataatccacTGTCAACCATTATAAGTAcatattttaaagatatatttttaaaaatgggttgagacttgtggaaatgttgcaaaaatggccagataaagtggggAAAAGGAGTTAAGacagtggcacaaagggacaaaaattggcatgataagtggtgaaaataggttaaaatggtaaaagaggaaaaaggggtaaaaaatgatcaaaaatgggttcaaagttgcaaaaatagttaaaaaataataataaaaaggcgttaacaggaggaaaaagatgaaaagttgcaaaaatggataaaagagtggcacgaaggggataaaacatcaaggaaaagggttaaaaagaggtaaaagaatggcaagaattgggctagagaggcaaaaagggtcaaaaagtatcagaaaatgtgttaaaggtgacaaaatatTGCATAAATTTCCTGGCCAAGCaatgaaaaggagttaaagagtggcaaaatgggtgaaaaatggcaaaacttggtttaaaagaggcaaaaattctcaaaatgggttaagagtggaaaGAAATTGGAGAAATGGCCAgatgaagtggtgaaaaggggttaaaaagtgtcaaagatgagttaatattggtgctgaATAACAGGGAGggccccattctctgggatttgaaagaaaatataatatataatatttatcggagttttgtttattggaaagtctggcccccagagtctctgtcacaactaaatctggcccttgtgcaaatgtacttgatgacccctgagaATAAAGagtcagagaaaacaacaacaaaaaaaaacaaccttgtTGCATCCTGTAAGCCAAGCCGTGCTGCTGAACCAGCACCTCAGTAAAAACCTGGACCCTGATGAGATGGCAAGGAGgtggcttgggtggaggagggttgcagtggtcacactgaaacaacagactggcTGTGGaggagacattttggacaatgctatgcttccagctttggtgcaacagtttggggaaagcccttttctattcccACATTTTggtggaagaacttgaccggCCCACACAgatccctgacctcaaccccagtTAGCACCTTTGAGATGATCTGGAACAggaaatgctctacagaatgaatgggcactctccaaaatcttgtggaaagccttccaaaaaGAGTGCTGCAAAAGGTGGACCAGTtctatattaaagtacatgtgcAAAAGTCATTACAGTCCTTGTTGGCGTAATGGTCGTGTcagaatacttttgtccacatagtgtagGTTGCTCTGAATATGCCATGGTAGTTGTTGCCATGTGGACTGATCCGAGTATTACACAAACTCCTGATCTACTTAGATTTTCATGCAAAATGCAGCGGCAGAGTCAGGATGTTTGAGGACAGCAATTCTCTATCAAACATTGGGCCTCAATCCACCAATAGAGAACCACCGCTTCCAAAGATACATTCACAATTTTGTAAGgaactgtatttttcaaaaaaggtaGGATTTTGTCttgcaaagatttaaaaagagtTGCCTCATTTTACCAAGAATGTTGCTGATTCTGCATTGTTTAGTCGAAGTATCACAATTGTGAAGATGTTCAACAGTCACACAAGAGTGAAATGGTAGGCCCATGATGCTTTATGTTTTATGGATTAACAGATAATGAATGTGAGGGGgttaaaaggtgacaaaattGTGTCAAAGCTTTAACTATTGACCCCAATATTGTACAATCACCAGGCAGCTTCAGCATCAGCTTAGAAGGATTTTTTCTTGAATGTAAACAGTAGTTTTTAAATAACTTAAGGAAAGTATAGCAAAGAAATCCACACGtagtgttgtgtgtctgtggatcTGGTTGGCTTCCATTTGCTTGTTTCATAAGATAAAGTCATGTCGTCAACATAGGTAAATAAAGCCTGTTGAAAAAGGGAAGTGCTATTCTAAAAATGGGtttcatgtttacattttctgcaCTACCTGCTTTTgacaagagagagaaaacaagtaaatctttattttattctatttgttTGATTATCTCTGTTTACTAAGTTATGTGCCCATGTTTTATAATATTATAAAGATTCTTCTGAGTATTATGAATATCCTCACTGATGAGAAGTTTCCGCATACTTGTGTTGAAAGCTAGTTTTGCataattatcttgttttcttcacttttaGTATCAAAATTGGCCTTTTTTGGTAGCAGGTTTTTATTTGCACCAAAATTCAAACCCGATAAGATTCAAGCTGTCACACATATTTTTTACAACATGATCACAAAATTCATCTCTATGCCCCTCTCTGAATCATTACAAAAGTTATGTAAAATATTTGCTAAGTGAACTGTCACCTACACATGATTTATTAATTGTGACACACCTTTGCCACTCAAGGAAGCACACTCAGTGACATAACTGGAAATCACCACATTTACTGTAAACACAACTTCTACATACATGCCAAGCAGCAGGTTTGGAGCATGTGGCAGACTTAAAAATGCGCTCAGGTATGCGTGGTTAGGGTTTATAAAGAGTGATGCTGCAGGGCTTCAAACACAGATTCAAGCTGCTTCCAGGGAGACTGAAGCCTGAACTTCAGCACACTGACACCTTTTCAGTAAGTATTCAAAGATCTCATGTAATAATTCATACTGACCTGTATTAAATAGAGGAAGCTATATGATTACATGTCTCTATAAGGatgattgaaatattttgtctttttcaattACAATTAAATTttcaaacttgaaaaaaaagtttagttgAATTCAAAAACGGTCCTTGGTTTATAGCTTCGCTAAGCCATGAATAACAAGAAAGTGCTGTGTTGACAGCTAAAAGGCTTTTTTATCATCTACAGGAGTCTCCTGGTCGTCACTGAATAAACAGTCAGGTAAGCAT comes from Cheilinus undulatus linkage group 16, ASM1832078v1, whole genome shotgun sequence and encodes:
- the LOC121523573 gene encoding zymogen granule membrane protein 16-like, with translation MLYVVLFALLGSASVLADGKHPLYSFSPTVGSGSGTSYSLSGEGRITGVRVWEAYNNYIYGFQFRYGYIWSEVVGFSNGDLQEMELFDGEAIIQISGKFNHYIQSVVFTTSRGRTLRAGQPSGRSFNFYPEHSMAELIIISGRYHGAITAIGAHWAVIGDSYKNRNSNSTALM
- the LOC121524530 gene encoding zymogen granule membrane protein 16-like, translating into MLYVVLFTLLGSASVLADGMPPLYSFSPTVGSGSGTSYSLSGEGRITGVRVWERYNSYIYGFQFRYGYIWSEVVGFNRGDLQEMELFDGEAIVQVSGKFGHYVQSVVFTTSRGRTLRAGQPSGRYFNFYPEHSMAELCIISGSYHGAITAIGAHWAVIPDPYRNRNSNSTALM